Within Amycolatopsis sp. cg5, the genomic segment GACACCAGGGCCTCAGATTTCTTGTCAGGCCGCGTTCAGGGTGGCTAGCCACGCCCGGACCTCTGCCGGTTCGTAGCGGACGTGCTTACCCATCCTGAAAAACGGCGGCCCGTACTGCTTGAGCCGCCAGTCCCGCAGCGTCTTCTCTGGAATTCCTAGGTATGCCTCCAGTTCTTCCGGTCCCCACAGCCCTTCTGTCTCAACAACCCGGATGCGTACCGCTATGACGTCCCCCTTCCCCCTGGTCAAGCGGCCTCCGGCCGAGTTGCCGAAGTTTTCTCCCCGTCGCCGGGTGGTGGATTCGCGGCGAGCATCGCCCGGTCGTACTCGGCCCGCCAGGTGATCCGTTCCGCGATCGCCCGCATGACGAGGTGATCCCGAGGCGGGCACTGCGTGTCGCCCGGTTCGACCTTGCGCCAGGTGAACCGCGCCTTGTCGGGTTCGGGCTTGCTGATCCCGATCTCGGCGAGCGCGGCCATCACGAACCCGCGACGGTCGGACTTGTGGTCGGCCACGGTCTTGCCCGACCACTTGCGCGACACCAGCACCCGCCGCCCCGGAAGCCCGAGCGTGGCCCGCCGATGCGCACGGCCTTTGCAGTGCCCCGGAGTCGTCTTCGCGCCCGCGCCCTTGGGGTTGATCCCGTAGAGCAGCCACACAGCGCACCGAGCCGAACACGGCGTCACCGACAGCTCCGCGTGAAGGCGGTCGTGATGATCCCGCTGAGAGACCGTGTCGGCGTCGACGACCTCACCGGTGGACTTGGTGAGGTACTTGGTCAGATACCCGATGTGCCGCCCGGATTCCTCCGTGCCACCCAGCACACCCTTCGAGTGCACCTGAGCACCGAACCTCACCACATGCGCGGGCACCTCCACGGCCGCCACGGCGTCATCCCACGCGGTCAGCGGCACTGCGTGCCCGGGTCCACAAAGGACATCGCTTCAGCATCCCAGTACGGCATCCGGTCGGTGTAGACGATCTCGTCATGTTCCGGCCACCACACCTGATGGTAGGTCGCCTCGGTCACGAGCTTGACCGTCTCGTGCGAGATCGCCCCACGCAACGCGGTGTGCAGGTGCGGAGCCGCCCGCCGTTGCGGCTCCACGGTCGCGAAGTACTGCACATCCCAGCCGACCACCCGCCGCAGGTTCTGCCACCAGCGATCCACCAGCGCCGCGAAATGCACGGCGTCACGCGCGGCCCGCCGATAGTCATACGCCGCCGGGTTCACCGGGG encodes:
- a CDS encoding helix-turn-helix transcriptional regulator, with protein sequence MTRGKGDVIAVRIRVVETEGLWGPEELEAYLGIPEKTLRDWRLKQYGPPFFRMGKHVRYEPAEVRAWLATLNAA